From the Desulfohalovibrio reitneri genome, one window contains:
- a CDS encoding queuosine precursor transporter: protein MYNELLWLGFALLDLAMVLLVFRYFGKVGMFGLVAFNLIVCNIQVLKTVEMFGLTFTLGNVLYASVFLSTDILSEFYGKVVARRAVFLGFVVLLLTLVYMQLALRFVPAPSDWVQPYLESIFGFLPRVVLGSLVAYLVSQLHDVWAFHFWKRRTQGGKLWLRNNASTLVSQLLDSVIFCTIAFLGVFPWPVFWEILLTTYGIKLVMGLLDTPFIYLARRIRPLEVPDGDAA, encoded by the coding sequence ATGTACAACGAACTCCTCTGGCTGGGCTTCGCCCTGCTGGACCTGGCCATGGTCCTGCTCGTCTTCCGCTATTTCGGCAAGGTGGGCATGTTCGGCCTGGTGGCCTTCAACCTCATCGTCTGCAACATCCAGGTGCTGAAGACGGTGGAGATGTTCGGCCTGACCTTCACCCTGGGCAACGTCCTGTACGCCTCCGTGTTCCTGTCCACGGACATCCTCAGCGAGTTCTACGGCAAGGTAGTTGCCCGCCGCGCGGTCTTTCTGGGCTTCGTCGTGCTGCTGCTCACGCTCGTCTACATGCAGCTCGCCCTGCGCTTCGTCCCCGCACCCAGCGACTGGGTGCAGCCGTACCTGGAGTCCATCTTCGGCTTCCTGCCCCGCGTGGTGCTGGGTTCGCTGGTCGCCTACCTCGTTTCCCAGCTGCACGACGTCTGGGCCTTCCACTTCTGGAAACGGCGGACCCAAGGCGGCAAGCTGTGGCTGCGCAACAACGCCTCCACTCTGGTCAGCCAGTTGCTCGACTCGGTCATCTTCTGCACCATCGCCTTCCTGGGCGTCTTTCCGTGGCCGGTGTTCTGGGAAATCCTGCTGACCACCTACGGAATCAAGCTGGTCATGGGGCTTTTGGACACCCCCTTCATCTACCTGGCGCGGCGCATCCGCCCCCTGGAGGTTCCGGACGGGGACGCGGCCTGA
- a CDS encoding glycosyltransferase family 4 protein: MALLIGMDKRGIFATLDPFFEGGGIMGRTVANAGFMRALLLADPFREYHFFLPSEEAMRAARQGAEAIRPDLVEEGRLRLAFRQELPARLADTAFHCLHLSDCLTSQPHVPRLRALHSRAVFPVTGTTHSLSRADYAQALLPHFSPATTPRDCIVCTSSAAESAVGRLFSHLRSGLGLDEDRFPGPSLRRVPLGVDTGELEPASHGERAAARAEWGLDEAPAALCLGRLSHHAKMDLLPLLQAARRLKADGTELTLLLAGWATEEDEPFLDTLRELAANAGLDARVLPRPGEAEKRSLFQAADFFVSPSDNPQETFGLTMLEAAACGLPVVASDYDGYRDLVLDGETGLLVPTLFREHTEADDALARVLYDNQYHLLLSQTTAVDVPALARAMERLATDPGLRREMGAAARTRAEEYGWSRVVEMHLDLWDELWRLDPGKPGDAPHPLHVPYGRVFADFPSQSGLTGTTLVWSGYGRAVYQGRDFPLIYGGLSHVVTPELVKALLFRARKPMDGAELAALLAATQQLSADEAESLVVWALKQDLLERA, from the coding sequence GTGGCTCTCCTGATCGGCATGGACAAACGGGGCATTTTCGCCACCCTGGACCCCTTTTTCGAAGGGGGCGGAATCATGGGCAGAACCGTGGCCAACGCCGGGTTCATGCGGGCTCTGCTGCTGGCGGACCCCTTCCGGGAGTACCACTTCTTCCTGCCCAGCGAAGAAGCCATGCGAGCCGCCCGGCAAGGGGCGGAGGCGATCCGGCCCGACCTGGTGGAGGAAGGACGGCTGCGTTTGGCCTTCCGGCAGGAATTGCCCGCCAGGCTGGCGGATACCGCCTTCCACTGCCTCCATCTTTCCGACTGCCTGACCAGCCAGCCCCACGTGCCCAGGCTGCGCGCCCTGCATTCGCGAGCCGTTTTTCCTGTGACCGGCACCACCCACTCCCTCAGCCGGGCGGATTACGCCCAGGCCCTGCTGCCGCACTTCTCCCCGGCCACCACGCCGCGCGACTGCATCGTCTGCACCTCCAGCGCGGCTGAGAGCGCTGTGGGGCGGCTGTTCAGCCATTTGCGCTCCGGCCTGGGGCTGGATGAGGACCGGTTTCCCGGTCCCAGCCTGCGCCGTGTGCCCCTGGGAGTGGACACCGGGGAGTTGGAACCCGCCAGCCATGGGGAACGCGCCGCCGCCCGCGCGGAATGGGGGCTGGACGAGGCTCCGGCCGCGCTGTGCCTGGGACGACTCTCCCACCACGCCAAGATGGACTTGCTGCCGCTGTTGCAGGCCGCACGGAGGCTGAAAGCGGACGGCACGGAGTTGACCCTGCTGCTTGCGGGGTGGGCCACGGAGGAGGACGAACCCTTTCTGGACACCCTGCGCGAACTGGCGGCCAACGCCGGGCTGGACGCGCGTGTGTTGCCCAGACCCGGCGAGGCGGAGAAGCGGAGCCTCTTCCAGGCGGCGGACTTCTTCGTCAGCCCATCGGACAACCCCCAGGAGACTTTTGGCCTGACCATGCTGGAGGCGGCGGCCTGCGGCCTGCCGGTGGTTGCCTCGGACTACGACGGCTACCGCGATTTGGTGCTTGACGGCGAGACCGGCCTGCTGGTCCCGACCCTGTTCCGCGAGCACACCGAGGCGGACGACGCCCTGGCCCGGGTGCTCTACGATAATCAATACCACCTGCTCCTCTCTCAAACCACGGCCGTGGACGTGCCCGCCCTGGCCAGGGCCATGGAGCGGCTGGCCACGGACCCCGGTCTGCGCCGGGAGATGGGCGCGGCCGCCCGGACCCGGGCCGAGGAATACGGCTGGAGCCGGGTGGTGGAGATGCACCTGGACCTGTGGGACGAACTGTGGCGGCTGGACCCGGGCAAGCCCGGCGACGCCCCGCACCCCCTGCACGTGCCGTACGGCCGGGTTTTCGCCGACTTTCCCAGCCAATCCGGCCTGACCGGGACCACTCTGGTTTGGAGCGGATACGGCCGGGCGGTGTATCAGGGCCGCGACTTTCCACTGATCTACGGCGGGCTGTCCCACGTGGTCACGCCGGAGTTGGTCAAGGCGCTGCTGTTCCGGGCGCGCAAGCCCATGGACGGCGCCGAGTTGGCCGCGTTGCTGGCGGCCACGCAGCAATTGAGCGCCGATGAGGCGGAAAGCCTGGTGGTCTGGGCCTTGAAGCAGGATTTGCTGGAGCGGGCGTGA
- a CDS encoding zinc ribbon domain-containing protein — MYQKQIEQLVVLQHLDEEIEVLEAELEAAPQELATLEQRYQAISSQQAQVQEKAEHLKEQKKRLSSEIEEDNLKIKKSKNKLMMASNTREYHAMMREMDNMEKLNRLREEESMTLSEELSRQDQAMEQLNSTAKELEEELESHRANLQERLNTAQAKLDDLKNSRAESGKIVPAPILARYEFIRNRLHNPVIVSVAEGVCTGCNISIPPQTFNELQRGQQIHSCPNCQRLIYWEQHGPAQSEQKEASEAEA, encoded by the coding sequence ATGTATCAGAAGCAAATCGAACAGCTCGTGGTGCTGCAGCACCTGGACGAGGAGATCGAGGTCCTGGAAGCCGAACTGGAGGCAGCTCCCCAGGAGCTGGCCACACTGGAACAGCGGTACCAGGCCATCTCCTCCCAGCAGGCCCAGGTGCAGGAGAAGGCCGAGCACCTCAAGGAGCAGAAAAAGCGCCTCTCTTCCGAGATCGAAGAGGACAACCTCAAGATCAAAAAGAGCAAGAACAAGCTCATGATGGCCTCCAACACGCGCGAATACCACGCCATGATGCGCGAAATGGACAACATGGAGAAGCTCAACCGCCTGCGCGAGGAAGAAAGCATGACCCTCTCCGAGGAGCTTTCCCGCCAGGACCAGGCCATGGAGCAGCTCAACTCCACCGCCAAGGAGCTTGAGGAAGAGCTGGAAAGCCATCGGGCCAACCTGCAGGAGCGGCTGAACACCGCCCAGGCCAAGCTGGACGACCTCAAGAACAGCCGAGCCGAGTCCGGCAAGATCGTGCCCGCGCCCATCCTGGCCCGCTACGAGTTCATCCGCAACCGCCTGCACAACCCGGTCATCGTCTCGGTGGCCGAGGGCGTCTGCACCGGCTGCAACATCTCCATCCCCCCGCAGACCTTCAACGAGCTGCAGCGCGGGCAGCAGATTCATTCCTGCCCCAACTGCCAGCGTCTCATCTACTGGGAGCAGCACGGCCCTGCCCAGTCCGAGCAAAAAGAGGCCTCCGAGGCCGAGGCGTAG
- a CDS encoding Mth938-like domain-containing protein, whose protein sequence is MTEINTYSFGNMKVDGKQARNDVKIIQGRVNDDWWRKEGHNCAPEDVKDILQAGPEVLVIGTGANGVMRVDPRLKDELDKRGIELIAQKTGEAYQTFNKLEKEGRDVAGAFHLTC, encoded by the coding sequence ATGACGGAAATCAACACCTACTCCTTCGGCAACATGAAGGTGGACGGCAAACAGGCCCGCAACGACGTGAAGATCATCCAGGGCCGGGTGAACGACGACTGGTGGCGCAAGGAGGGACACAACTGCGCCCCGGAGGACGTAAAGGACATCCTCCAGGCCGGGCCGGAGGTGCTGGTCATCGGCACCGGGGCCAACGGCGTCATGCGGGTGGACCCGCGCCTGAAGGACGAACTGGACAAGCGCGGCATCGAACTCATCGCCCAGAAAACCGGCGAGGCGTACCAGACCTTCAACAAGCTGGAAAAAGAAGGCCGCGACGTGGCCGGGGCCTTCCATTTGACCTGCTGA
- a CDS encoding sensor domain-containing diguanylate cyclase: protein MQRGETPRVMWGLGLDESDERVIADAAGEGYTLRGLPGGRIPESADESEPFLMWVGSGAWRDLPDVERARLEAWEETQRILVLDSEERNLDMEMVMEEGFLTAVRTPLERDDVHDAMHRATEITALYADIFRMTREIFLERELLTRKTDQLLFLNQILSRAAESLDAGTILERAREDMNLLFEVSAVQACFWRVADSESVEAEILLSPLARGSSREEWVEYMLESAGRLATVPVKDFHVELLPGYDEDGAPLPPPRKESTVLLPLRSGYECFGCLALTSPDGIKLAKDQTQTVRAAVNHLALALKNAQLYDQVKHRADYDGLTRIHNRASFDERLVEELKRHQRYNQNLSLLLLDLDHFKRINDDHGHQAGDAVLREIGRLLTNSLRCCDFTARYGGEEFVIILPQTSEADAWVLADRLRQTISRRSFDFEGKSVRVTSSIGVASISPGSLSRVRDLVREADEALYRAKSNGRNTVCLSSGCNETALQQ from the coding sequence ATGCAACGGGGTGAGACGCCTCGCGTCATGTGGGGGCTCGGACTGGACGAGAGCGACGAGCGGGTCATCGCGGACGCCGCCGGAGAGGGGTACACCCTGCGCGGACTGCCCGGGGGGCGGATTCCCGAGTCAGCCGACGAGTCCGAGCCGTTCCTCATGTGGGTCGGCTCCGGCGCGTGGCGGGACCTGCCGGACGTCGAGCGCGCCCGCCTGGAGGCCTGGGAGGAGACCCAGCGCATCCTGGTGCTGGACTCGGAAGAGCGGAACCTGGACATGGAGATGGTGATGGAGGAAGGCTTCCTCACGGCCGTGCGCACGCCTTTGGAGCGCGATGACGTCCATGACGCCATGCACCGAGCCACGGAAATCACCGCCCTTTACGCCGACATCTTCCGCATGACGCGGGAAATCTTTCTGGAGCGGGAGCTGCTCACCCGCAAGACGGACCAACTCCTCTTCCTCAACCAGATTCTCAGCCGGGCGGCCGAATCCCTGGACGCGGGCACCATCCTGGAGCGCGCACGGGAGGACATGAACCTCCTCTTCGAGGTTTCCGCGGTGCAGGCCTGCTTCTGGCGGGTGGCGGACAGCGAGTCCGTGGAAGCGGAAATACTGCTCTCCCCGCTTGCCCGGGGCTCCTCCCGCGAGGAATGGGTGGAGTACATGCTGGAATCCGCCGGGCGGCTGGCCACGGTGCCTGTTAAGGACTTCCACGTGGAGCTTCTGCCCGGGTACGACGAGGACGGCGCCCCCCTGCCCCCGCCCCGCAAGGAATCCACCGTGCTGCTGCCCCTTCGCTCCGGGTACGAGTGCTTCGGCTGCCTGGCCCTGACCTCCCCCGATGGCATCAAGCTGGCCAAGGACCAGACCCAGACCGTGCGGGCGGCGGTCAACCACTTGGCACTGGCGCTGAAGAACGCCCAACTCTACGACCAGGTCAAACACCGGGCCGACTACGATGGTCTGACCCGCATCCACAACCGGGCCAGCTTCGACGAGCGGCTGGTGGAGGAATTGAAGCGCCACCAGCGCTACAACCAGAACCTTTCACTGCTGCTTCTGGACCTGGACCACTTCAAGCGGATCAACGACGACCACGGCCACCAGGCCGGCGACGCCGTGCTGCGGGAAATCGGGCGGCTGCTCACCAACAGCCTCCGCTGCTGCGACTTCACCGCGCGCTACGGCGGCGAGGAGTTCGTCATCATCCTGCCCCAGACCAGTGAAGCGGACGCCTGGGTACTGGCCGACAGGCTGCGCCAGACCATCTCGCGCAGATCCTTCGACTTCGAGGGCAAGTCCGTCCGCGTGACCTCCTCCATCGGCGTGGCCTCCATCTCGCCGGGCTCGCTCTCCCGGGTGCGGGATCTGGTGCGCGAGGCGGACGAGGCCCTCTACCGGGCCAAATCCAACGGCCGCAACACGGTCTGTCTTTCCAGCGGCTGCAACGAAACGGCCCTGCAGCAGTAA
- a CDS encoding methyl-accepting chemotaxis protein, whose protein sequence is MFGKLSIKWKILFIAAMGPILLLAASFYLESKTIQSLSIESIREKAESIVLMAEATREKMSQKLEEGVIRPLDQLPKEKVMEAVPVITAIQTAAMNADEAGYTFRVPKVSPRNPTNEPTPFELDVLKELKAEKLADKTIVTDDFVYYFRPIRLSPECMYCHGEPKGAKDVTGGTKEGWKVGSIHGAFSVRYPLAETKQDMAASQIRTLGISGAILLLVLGLCFTLTKRGVLKPLYTVRDYAGKVAAGDLDATCEGEFKAEFGTVKGSIESMVASLKAKMEEADAQAYEAEQAKKEAESSMEKAQMQEARVKKLLDKLSAIASDAAGVAESVTSAADELTAQVEEVKRGSEVQSQRTGETATAMEEMNATVLEVAKNSSSAAESTEAASHKANQGAEVVEESVRAIKRVYEQAQQLKTEMDQLGQQAEGIGRIIDVINDIADQTNLLALNAAIEAARAGEAGRGFAVVADEVRKLAEKTMEATKEVSSAIKAIQTGARRNIESVEEADKSIEEATGLANQSGQALREIVRLVDESADQVRSIATAAEEQSAASEEINRAVEDISQVTQETSEGTRQSAEAVEELARQAQRLQQLIEQMNENT, encoded by the coding sequence ATGTTCGGAAAACTCAGCATTAAATGGAAGATTCTTTTCATCGCGGCCATGGGCCCGATACTCCTGCTGGCGGCCAGCTTCTATCTGGAAAGCAAGACCATCCAGAGCCTCAGCATCGAGTCCATCCGGGAGAAGGCGGAGTCAATCGTCCTCATGGCCGAGGCCACGCGCGAGAAGATGTCGCAGAAGCTGGAAGAGGGAGTCATCCGGCCCCTGGACCAGCTGCCCAAGGAGAAGGTCATGGAGGCGGTGCCGGTCATCACGGCCATCCAGACCGCGGCCATGAACGCCGATGAGGCGGGCTACACCTTCCGCGTGCCCAAGGTCAGCCCCCGCAATCCCACCAACGAGCCCACGCCGTTCGAACTGGACGTGCTCAAGGAACTCAAGGCGGAAAAGCTGGCTGACAAAACGATCGTCACCGACGATTTCGTGTACTATTTCCGGCCCATCCGCCTCTCCCCGGAGTGCATGTACTGCCACGGCGAGCCCAAGGGTGCCAAGGATGTCACCGGGGGCACCAAGGAGGGCTGGAAGGTGGGCAGCATCCACGGCGCTTTTTCCGTCCGCTACCCACTGGCCGAGACCAAGCAGGACATGGCCGCCTCGCAGATTCGCACCCTGGGCATTTCCGGAGCCATTCTGCTGCTGGTGCTGGGACTGTGCTTCACCCTGACTAAGCGTGGTGTGCTGAAGCCCCTCTACACAGTGCGCGACTATGCCGGGAAGGTGGCCGCGGGCGACCTGGACGCCACCTGCGAAGGCGAGTTCAAGGCGGAGTTCGGCACGGTGAAGGGCTCCATCGAGTCCATGGTGGCCAGCCTCAAGGCCAAGATGGAGGAGGCAGACGCCCAGGCCTACGAGGCGGAACAGGCCAAAAAGGAGGCGGAGTCCTCCATGGAGAAGGCCCAGATGCAGGAGGCGCGGGTCAAGAAGCTGCTCGACAAGCTTTCGGCCATCGCCTCGGACGCCGCGGGTGTGGCCGAGAGCGTGACCTCCGCGGCGGACGAGTTGACCGCCCAGGTGGAGGAGGTTAAGCGGGGCTCGGAAGTGCAGAGCCAGCGCACCGGCGAAACTGCCACGGCCATGGAGGAAATGAACGCCACCGTGCTGGAGGTGGCCAAGAATTCCTCCTCGGCCGCCGAGAGCACAGAGGCCGCCTCCCACAAGGCCAACCAGGGCGCGGAAGTGGTTGAGGAGTCGGTGCGGGCCATCAAGCGCGTCTACGAGCAGGCCCAGCAGCTCAAGACGGAGATGGACCAGCTCGGTCAGCAGGCCGAAGGCATCGGACGCATCATCGACGTCATCAATGACATCGCCGACCAGACCAACCTGCTGGCGCTCAACGCGGCCATCGAGGCGGCCCGCGCGGGCGAGGCCGGGCGCGGCTTCGCCGTGGTGGCCGACGAGGTGCGCAAGCTGGCGGAAAAGACCATGGAAGCCACCAAGGAAGTCAGCTCCGCCATCAAGGCCATCCAGACAGGTGCTCGCCGCAACATCGAATCGGTGGAGGAAGCGGACAAGTCCATCGAGGAGGCCACGGGACTGGCCAACCAGTCGGGGCAGGCCCTGCGGGAGATCGTGCGCCTGGTGGACGAGTCCGCCGACCAAGTGCGCTCCATCGCCACCGCGGCCGAGGAGCAGTCGGCCGCCTCCGAGGAGATCAACCGGGCGGTGGAGGACATCTCCCAGGTCACCCAGGAGACCAGCGAGGGCACGCGCCAATCCGCCGAGGCGGTGGAAGAACTGGCCCGCCAGGCCCAGCGGCTGCAGCAGCTCATCGAGCAGATGAACGAGAACACGTAG
- a CDS encoding glycosyltransferase, with protein sequence MTGRGSPLVVQHSLLESRGGAARVADMLAAGLPGLGWRCRRTFEMAETQEGADALAREPSEIRLARAVESGAILHLHSSLDWPGLLGGLRGAPLVVHLHDCRLFTGGCPFPVDCREHERGCPDPCPRGHAGSRALAEASLAAVEDAAPTLVAPSRWMAKLAGGVLERPVEVVPNGVEWPDERPSRAKARHALGIAERARVALFAAHGAEKAGFKGGERWRGVWERIAGELPDVLCLMAGGGESGREGRLLRFPYLDQPKLRLVMAAADLLLYPTLADNHPLIILEAMASATPTLAFAVGGIPEQIEPGETGFLARPGDWKALGRIAVELLGSRHSLTEAGARAFTSGRERFSLAAMASAQDIILRRKI encoded by the coding sequence GTGACCGGCCGAGGCTCCCCCCTGGTGGTCCAGCACAGCCTGCTGGAATCACGCGGCGGCGCGGCCAGAGTGGCGGACATGCTGGCCGCCGGACTGCCCGGACTGGGCTGGCGCTGCCGACGGACCTTCGAGATGGCCGAAACCCAGGAAGGGGCGGACGCCCTGGCCAGAGAACCGTCGGAAATCCGTCTTGCCCGGGCCGTGGAATCCGGGGCCATCCTCCATCTGCATTCCAGCCTGGACTGGCCCGGACTGCTGGGCGGGCTGCGGGGCGCTCCCCTGGTTGTCCACCTGCACGACTGCCGCCTGTTCACCGGCGGCTGCCCCTTCCCGGTGGATTGCCGGGAACACGAGCGCGGCTGCCCCGATCCCTGTCCCCGTGGTCACGCCGGGTCGCGGGCCCTGGCCGAGGCCTCGCTGGCGGCCGTGGAGGACGCGGCCCCCACGCTCGTCGCCCCCTCCCGCTGGATGGCCAAGCTGGCCGGAGGCGTTCTGGAGCGCCCGGTGGAGGTGGTTCCCAACGGGGTGGAGTGGCCGGACGAGCGGCCCTCCCGGGCAAAGGCGCGCCACGCCCTGGGAATCGCCGAACGGGCGCGGGTGGCGCTGTTCGCCGCCCATGGCGCGGAGAAGGCCGGGTTCAAGGGCGGGGAGCGCTGGCGCGGCGTGTGGGAGCGCATCGCCGGGGAATTGCCCGACGTCCTGTGCCTCATGGCGGGCGGCGGGGAGTCCGGCAGGGAAGGGCGACTGCTGCGTTTCCCCTATCTGGACCAGCCCAAACTGCGGCTGGTCATGGCAGCGGCCGACCTGCTGCTGTACCCCACCCTGGCGGACAACCATCCCCTCATCATTCTGGAGGCCATGGCCTCGGCCACCCCAACGCTGGCCTTCGCCGTGGGAGGCATCCCCGAGCAGATCGAGCCGGGGGAGACCGGCTTTCTGGCCCGGCCGGGAGACTGGAAAGCTCTGGGCCGGATTGCCGTGGAGTTGCTGGGGTCCAGGCATTCTTTGACCGAGGCCGGAGCGAGGGCCTTCACCTCGGGTCGTGAGCGATTCAGCCTCGCGGCCATGGCCTCGGCGCAAGATATAATCCTGCGCCGGAAAATCTAA
- a CDS encoding Nif3-like dinuclear metal center hexameric protein, which yields MRTDELIALIEETAPPGRQESWDNSGLQVAGEREETTRLAVTLDPMPRTISRALDQGADFILCHHPLGIAPRLPDAPGPFRDVLKLLLCSGTWLYAAHTSLDTAFGGPPTWLGVELGLRGLAPLAPSAGYEGMGLGFLGDLPEPLDESGLLVALADAGAPAKAVAGEARGPIRKLAACPGSGTSLMDAAFAAGADAFVTGDVKYHQAQEARGLVIDVGHFSLEEEMMRRWAGNLARALEPRGVETTFFPGSDPLRQPA from the coding sequence ATGAGGACAGACGAACTCATCGCCCTCATCGAGGAGACCGCCCCGCCGGGGCGGCAGGAGTCCTGGGACAACAGCGGCTTGCAGGTGGCCGGGGAGCGGGAGGAGACCACCCGCCTGGCGGTCACGCTCGACCCCATGCCCCGAACCATCTCCCGGGCGCTCGACCAGGGCGCCGACTTCATCCTCTGCCACCACCCCCTGGGCATAGCTCCCCGCCTGCCGGACGCACCCGGGCCCTTCCGGGACGTCCTCAAGCTTCTGCTCTGCTCCGGAACTTGGCTTTACGCCGCCCACACCTCCCTGGACACTGCCTTCGGAGGCCCACCCACTTGGCTGGGCGTGGAGCTGGGCCTGCGCGGCCTCGCCCCCCTGGCCCCCAGCGCGGGGTACGAGGGCATGGGGCTAGGCTTTTTGGGGGACCTGCCCGAACCGCTCGACGAATCCGGACTGCTGGTCGCCCTGGCCGACGCGGGGGCTCCCGCCAAGGCCGTGGCCGGAGAGGCGCGCGGTCCCATCCGCAAACTGGCCGCCTGCCCGGGGTCCGGCACCTCGCTCATGGACGCCGCTTTCGCCGCCGGGGCGGACGCCTTCGTCACCGGCGACGTCAAATACCACCAGGCCCAGGAGGCCCGGGGGCTTGTCATCGATGTTGGCCATTTCTCCCTTGAGGAGGAAATGATGCGCCGCTGGGCCGGGAACTTGGCCCGAGCCCTCGAGCCCCGCGGCGTGGAGACGACCTTTTTTCCAGGCTCCGACCCCCTCAGACAGCCCGCTTAG
- a CDS encoding NAD(P)/FAD-dependent oxidoreductase, translating to MQTCELLIIGSGPAGTSAAIYAARSGIETKLIGCRPKYAGEYDIDNYYGFPETISGKELQKRGLQQAERFGVEADCDRALAVHVLDNNRFRVKTETREIEACALLLATGVSRTKPGISNLSDYEGKGVSYCVSCDGFFVRGRPVMVLGEGNFAANQAFELMDYTDKVTICTQGKAVGMHHEYLDRLAQSGIEVIEQKIVRLTGDPALEEVVFEDDERRAVEGLFIAQGQASSSDFAYTLGLERDGVFIKADNEQNTSMPGVFAAGDCTGGFLQISVAVGEGAKAAKSAIEYVKRNCR from the coding sequence ATGCAAACTTGCGAACTGCTCATCATCGGCAGCGGCCCGGCCGGCACCTCCGCGGCCATCTACGCGGCCCGTTCCGGCATCGAGACCAAACTCATCGGCTGCCGGCCCAAGTACGCCGGGGAATACGACATCGACAACTACTACGGCTTCCCCGAGACCATCTCCGGCAAGGAACTGCAAAAGCGCGGCCTGCAGCAGGCCGAACGCTTCGGGGTGGAGGCGGACTGCGATCGGGCCCTGGCCGTGCACGTTCTGGACAACAACCGCTTCCGCGTAAAAACCGAGACCCGCGAGATCGAGGCCTGCGCCCTGCTCCTGGCCACCGGCGTCTCCCGCACAAAACCCGGTATCTCAAACCTCTCGGACTACGAGGGCAAGGGCGTCTCCTACTGCGTCTCCTGCGACGGCTTCTTCGTCCGCGGACGGCCGGTGATGGTGTTGGGCGAAGGCAATTTCGCCGCCAACCAGGCCTTCGAGTTGATGGATTACACCGACAAGGTCACCATCTGCACCCAGGGCAAGGCGGTGGGCATGCACCACGAATACCTGGACAGGCTGGCCCAGTCCGGCATCGAGGTCATCGAGCAGAAGATCGTCCGGCTGACCGGCGACCCCGCCCTGGAGGAAGTGGTTTTCGAGGACGACGAGAGGCGCGCCGTTGAGGGGCTCTTCATCGCCCAGGGTCAGGCCTCCAGCTCCGACTTTGCCTACACCCTCGGCCTGGAGCGCGACGGCGTATTCATCAAGGCGGACAACGAGCAGAACACCTCCATGCCCGGCGTGTTCGCGGCCGGGGACTGCACCGGCGGCTTTCTGCAGATCAGCGTTGCCGTGGGCGAAGGCGCCAAGGCGGCCAAATCGGCCATTGAATACGTCAAGCGGAACTGCCGCTGA